The DNA segment aaaatttattattagagaaaaaaaatcaaaatgcagaTGGAGAGGCGCCAATTGAgttaaagagtttgtataacacACTTATCTAAACCTCAGGatcaaaatcgtaaataacataaataacataaatacgAATTTAACCAAGGTTTTGGGGGTGGTGTCCCCCAACCCCCACTAGGGTGCGTCACCCTTGAACTTTGACCATGCTCATGCTCGGTTGTTAAAAGTGCCAGATAACAGATTCAAGGTATTCCATATTTCAACATATTAATAAGATTTGATAGAATAGAAGAGTGTAATGAACaagaataaaattcaaacattcaTAAAGATAGTGTTGACATAATTTTATCCATCGAAGATACTAGTTGCATAGAgaactttatttcaaatatcgAAGGATATTATGTGATTATATGTAAGTCACATCAATGGATGTGTAGGtctgaatttgaaatattttgatgATTCATTGCTTGGGACCAACCACGACTTTGCGTGAATTTGGGATCAGTGTTCAACTCGTATAACAGTATCTCGACTCGGATATGACATCAAACCATCCTTGATTTGGATGGTTGGTTTAGTCAAttagaattttcttttggaTAGAATTTGTTTACCATGGATTCCAAAAGTCAATAACTTCATTCTTTATCCATCTATTTTCATTGTCTTATTAAGTTTGTATTGTTATCTTTGTTGAAGGTGAAGGAGAAACTGGAAAATTGAGTTTAATGAAAGTTGCTGCTCTTattgaaaacatttttaaaagtggTTCAACTGTTCTGAATTTGAAAGGAAAGTTGATGGATAAGACGGAATTGCTTCCGATTTCAATTGGGAAGTTATCTGATCTTGTTGAATTAGACCTATCAGAAAACAAAATCATGGCTCTCCCACCTGGAATCAGTGGCCTTCAATCGTTGAAAAAGTTCGACATTCACTCAAACCAATTAATAAACCTTCCTGACACATTTGGGGAGCTCATCAATCTCACATATGTCGACCTGCATGCAAACAGGCTAAAATCGCTACCAGCTTCTTTTGGGAACCTGAAAAATCTTATTTATCTCGACTTGAGTTCGAACCTTTTCACTCATTTACCAGAAATCATTGGGAAGTTGACTAGTTTAAAGAGGTTAAACGTGGAAACCAATGAGCTCGAGGAGTTACCTTACACAATCGGCTCCTGTTCATCGCTTGTGGAGCTACGACTGGACTTTAACGAGATCAAAGCACTTCCCGAGGCAATCGGAAAGCTTGAATGCTTGGAGATTCTCACCCTGCATTACAATAGAATCAGAGGACTACCCACAACAATGGGAAATCTCCCCAAGTTGAAGGAACTAGATGTTAGCTTCAACGAATTGGAAACAATCCCCGAAAATTTCTGTTTCGCTGTGAACCTCCGGAAGTTGAACGTTGGAAAGAACTTTGCCGACCTGACAGCCTTACCAAGATCGATCGGGAATCTGGAGATGCTTGAGGAGCTGGACATAAGTGCGAACCAGATACGATTCTTGCCAGAATCATTCaggtttttatcaaaattgagaGTTCTCCAAACAGATGAAACTCCATTGGAAGAACCACCAAGAGAAGTTGTTGAATTGGGTGCTCAGGTAAAGCAAACACttatcaattgttcaatgggaTTTGTCTTtgctaaaaaaaagttttctaagttttaaCTCATCCAACATTCATATCTTTTACTTTATTTACCAGGCTATTGTGAAGTACATGGCTGATGCAGTTGAAAAAAGAGACACAAAATCTCAACCAACACAAGAGAGAGGGTTTTGGTTATGGTTTTGCTCAATATGTTgctcaaaaagaagaaatacaCCTAAAGATAGGTTATCTACTGAATTGCAGCTTTAGTTTGTTGActtttctttgaaaaataaGGCTCTCTCTGTGTGAATAGGATGGTTAGATCGCAgaaatttctctcttttttatttctctcaaactTGTAAAGGAGTCTTGTTTTTGTGTGTAAAGTGTTATGCTTTTATAGAAGAAAGATTAAGAGTTCTGGACAAATGGTTGGTGACATTCATTATCGAACCCAACCGAACCAAACGTCTAATTGAACTAACCACTAATGGCTTTAATCGAAcgaataaaatgaatttaacaaaatctatctaaaactaattggtcaactattttttgagattaaattacaattttagtcCTTCAAATTTATGTCCatttggtctctaaactttaaaacatctattaattttatgtttaacaAGTCTTTGATATTtctacatttaaattttttttaaacttataagacacaaaattgaaaatgtatGGTTATACTAAACCTATTCAATTTAACATCTAATAAatcgattaatttttaaaactatttttaaccttttgaaaattctcttttatcttttaattttgtattattttaaaataaaaaatatttatagtttCCAAATTTCCTATTGATCATGTAaggaattttattttttgaaatatcattaattatatatttctcgtcaataaattttttaaatatttaataattctttccttattaacataatttttatattttgactTCGTTATTgttattcattaattttagttgatatttaagatatttcaaattaacgttttcttcattttaggagattttgtttattttctttgatATTCCTAGTTGAAAATTGATCATCTCTCCATTAAGAGCTCAAGTGTTTTCTGAGTATAATGGTAATGTACTGAAAAATGTGCATATATCACGGTTTACTTTTTTGGCGTGTTTAGAAATATACTAGAAAATCTAAATATGCATCGTTTATATTATTTGGTATATAAGACGATATATTGTACAAATTCTCTTGTCATGCACTTATCATATATACCCTAATTTATTTCTAGAAAATTCAAACATATAGTGttgtatatatcaaatataccttGTTTTTTCCTTCGAAACTTCTTGCCAATTCTTGTTTTCATTTATGAGTGTTACAAAaaattttggagaaactttcttTATTTACGTaggttttgaaaataaaattattttgaaaagttcataATCGTGTGAAACTTTCCTTACATGCTTCTTTTGGTATTAATATCATAATCatcatcatattttttttaaaaaaaaaatctaaatgacaAGGAGGGCTGAAAAGGTAAGTTAGGTCAAACTTTTGTATAAAATAACATCTCATTAGACTATTCATGTAAAATTTAGAAAGTTTAGACAATTTTGTAattatatctatttatttaGACTATATTTCtagaaaactttttttaaaatttagtagacctattaaatacaaagtacaTAGTTCAGAGACTATATAAACATTTTTAGGCTTAGAAATGTATTAGATACGAACTTCAAAATATATAGGAACTAAACTCATAATTTAAACtttttgatatatatttatatatactgtTTTcggttttttattttagaatattGAACCAATTGGTTGTTGTAAAGTTAATCCTTccattgtttcttttttaatatatgaaagATATAGAAATTTGAACTTCTAACATTAATGAGGACTACATATAAATTACAATTGGGTTAAACTTACTAAGTTACTTTTAACGACTTCATTTTTTATTGGAAGATTGGAGGAAATAGTAAAATTGAAGGGTGCCTTTTGATTTTGTCGAAAAACAGAAATAATAAGAGCTTTTGCAAAAGTGTGCTATGCACATGACATATAGTTTTTTAATCTCCAAATTACCCCTGGTATGGTCGACTAATAGTTTTTTTAGTATTGTATAATTATCGTGTATAAATTTTTCAATAGAAATACAGTGTAAATGGAATCGTCTATTTGAGACCGTGTATTAATTCTCAATAGAAATAAAGTGTAAAATCTAACTGGTTCAAGAGATAAAGGTGCTAgatttttctcccattttaaaatttgaattgacGATTTCATatctattttgatttgatttaacaacttttcaaaaatattcagaattaatccatctttaatttgtttatctccattttgattttaatttataatatatccttagattttacattattttatttatttttatcattttgaattcagattaatttttttttatcctgattaagattttacttaatattttaaacatattatcatctaacaaactggatatttcatttaaatttaatcatttttttatattttttttaaccatcttttatttattattatcttattatattattataccattAATTTATCTTTCtgacaaacaaataagtattcactTTTGCAATCTTGTTGCTTTTGGTATACCTATACAACGAGTTAGGCTTCTTTCGTTGGTTTTGTGGTTGATGGAGTTACAGTGTAATTGCTGAAgcttaaatgaaaaaaagaattatgaatacagtgtaattgtaaataaactATCTTTCTTCCTGATTTTTCTCCtttgaattatattttattatcaaattatattttatctaactacttatcaaattaattacaataaacaaaaatttcctgatttttctcaccaatttatatttgaatttatcttttattatcaaatttgattttatctaactaacttttaattgatttaaatgtttattacaaattcaattgtatctaaatattttttcattattttgtacatattgttatcaaattaatttgatatatttttctttcatattttttatgttttcaatttttcatatagaaaCACGTAAAAATGACTTcttgtacttaaaaagaaatatataaatgtgaattaaacttaaaatgtttgaaacatgtgtgtatatataaaaaaaaaaaaaaaaattgttcattttttaattattattattattaaaataagataagaaaaaaaatcctaaatctcatcttcttcatcttcttcacttagTCGTCCctcaaaatcttttttttctctgtCTCAATCTCATGTTTGCAATCATTGGTTTAAAAACCCTTTCTTTAATTTCATTGTCTTTGCTAGCTTTTTGACGACCACCCTCGTCAAGTCGACGACTTTTTTCGCTCGCtacttttatttctattttgaaCATTGTTTTCAACAATGACGTTCTAGGATTGATAGTGTTTAAAATTGGCTTTCAAGATCCTATGAGCAAAATTGTCACATGAAGTGAAGAGGATTAAACTCCCTACAACTGGTTTGGTGTCAAACGCAATCATTCAATAGTCACATTATTCTGAAGTTGTAATTCCTCCAAATATTCACTTGCCAACAATAACTTCACTGGTACAATCAACTTTGCTCTTTCTCAACTTGGAGAAAGTCCATAGTTATAGACATCCATAAGTTTCTTGACCCCCACCACTTGGTCGTCATCTTCCCTCGCATGCACACATTCAATAGGCAGCTGGACCTGTTGGatttaatgccctaaatctcgtatgtcctgtagtttgtaattgtaatatacaaacgatttatttatttaataaaatctgaggtatttttttgacatttaatagcattaacccacaaaactaataaactaaaatttgaggTTACCTTATGTAGCTTAAACaggtatgtaaagacatacaggtggatcatgtttaagtgataacctaaatgatctgtagtagatggataaggttaggaaccttatcctggtgacactacgaatacgacttgCTTTGttgatgttacaattgttgtaaagtactacaaatgatttgatcttgatcattcatgtagagacatgtgagtagaggtattctatacaaaggggtttgtataaaatcgaacaacgaaatgattagtcttattatattacgtcgttaataatagagacttacatttcaccaggatgaccataggtgacatgacctgaatcttgagtgagttttgaactcctgcctataaaggcggtcctttaatttctataagtgagagtggccatatcgctgactcaataagcttacccttttgaggattcatctgattaagtagttgggaacacagttacacaaaaCAGAATTCATTAATTCTCTAATATCGTgctaagtagataaattgctcccatAAGAGCTAATTTTAAGGCTTGaaaatgtggtgccacaccgtttcttggcccgagaagggtttgaTCATAattggattatgacttattgttcattagagagatcagtggtatttaagaagttagatgtaactataagggcaaaacattaattttggtccaactgtacttacgagcaatttgtgagggTCATTGCACTTTTGATTGGTTGTATCCAataaacatagaaatatatctgtagtgcgaaaagttcagctgtcagtctttagtggagtgaccgacagttaatagatgttaatgatttaattaaagaagtttaatttaattattcaagtaccattggagcttcaatttacaAGTCCATaaagctcaataaggattattgagaattaattttggattaatttgaattgttaaaattaattatatatgatatgattaatttatagtaattatatgtgatataattaatataatgtatttgatacattataatataaagttagaattaaatatttgaatatgattcaaaatactaattatatggatttgattcatataattaaatataatataaatttgatttatattaaataccgtaattgattgagagaaattaaattatagattatattgtatttgatataatataaaaactacaagttatgtgttatatttgatataacatatagttatatatattttttatttattaaattaatttcatttcattttaaatcaaagggagggagttacaacttctCTCCCCTTAATACTCTCACTAAAAAATTGTGGTAGTAGGGAAGTTGTACATTTTGAatcctcttcatcttcttcacagaagaaAACACAGAAGGTGTGTGAGACCCACAACTTTCTTTGTAATTTTCACacctaaggagaatacaagaggctcttttgtggtggtgtccaaagtTGGATATGTTGTTTTCTTTGTTCGTATTTCTATACGAAGAgtgaaagaactcttattcaagagtacctatgagcggaagcaaatatttccaattcattgtgacagaatttctacatatacattcaaatatGCATCCATAatgctaaattactggcatacTCAAAGGAACAATAAGCAAGAGaccgagagatcataccagttgaagtctttttcttcacagcaaatTTCGCTTTTGCTGGAACGGCAAGttatcgtttagcaaatcccaACCGCCTACCTCGAATAGTCTCCACATAAACAATAGGAAACGAGGATGACACAACcactcagagtgagaatccaaagggtgggctttgttcggatttagtagaggggaggaggaagagagattgtatacaatgatcaagcaagtgggagaaaggctcgtctatcgtatagacaaaatgcttgatcgtttaggtgaagtatacgatcgtgtaggaaaggggaagcgatcgtctaaacgatcatgtaggaaaagctaaacgatggtttagtaaatatcaggcgctaaacgatcgcttagaaaaaaaaagtaaacggtcatttagtaaatagcgtGTGCGAGTGTaagcattaagcgatcgttcagcactatcgtataggcactgattttactaagcgataacaCACTTCAACACTATGTTCGTG comes from the Benincasa hispida cultivar B227 chromosome 5, ASM972705v1, whole genome shotgun sequence genome and includes:
- the LOC120077150 gene encoding plant intracellular Ras-group-related LRR protein 5-like; translated protein: MDATFKQDPLPSSLIDTVNELTTIFRSLPARPSIEEVEAAVAILNTVQNDEDFKLEELSKQEVPDNVPEELFFILQQMRKTMVLFESHEQRREAIRLIELDKMLRSFDELIRRASDLVSGDFKGQRPLNLSDPVEKISKETVISDPILEKKKENEELENNGNKGLVKSSSFIPPLASSGEGETGKLSLMKVAALIENIFKSGSTVLNLKGKLMDKTELLPISIGKLSDLVELDLSENKIMALPPGISGLQSLKKFDIHSNQLINLPDTFGELINLTYVDLHANRLKSLPASFGNLKNLIYLDLSSNLFTHLPEIIGKLTSLKRLNVETNELEELPYTIGSCSSLVELRLDFNEIKALPEAIGKLECLEILTLHYNRIRGLPTTMGNLPKLKELDVSFNELETIPENFCFAVNLRKLNVGKNFADLTALPRSIGNLEMLEELDISANQIRFLPESFRFLSKLRVLQTDETPLEEPPREVVELGAQAIVKYMADAVEKRDTKSQPTQERGFWLWFCSICCSKRRNTPKDRLSTELQL